One window from the genome of Paraneptunicella aestuarii encodes:
- a CDS encoding methyl-accepting chemotaxis protein has product MSIFSRNKDNLPDFLKKLTAYEVTLSDRVESDNPVSKPVYDYLNMVRELVITARSGSFRIATVMAQMQNLVNTTGSMADSQLALSEELKRDGDSVANESASVSDNARQIAQVSTTNLDTAEKSLKEISLVREKMESMSKQMVSFAEQVEQLYNRAQSIEKIGQLITDISQQTNLLALNAAIEAARAGEAGRGFAVVADEVRNLAERVSSATGEIAGHTSEMISLVDKTRSQNKVIVADTNQTASSLSSTADNFTHFVQDFRDLNVRVEQIASAIVHVSDTNQNMQHKIDSISSMSKDVKRSMAQASDFSTELRARTEVLQGELAHFRTGKTVFDDLSDATKRLRDRTRDILMEAYKKQGLNVFDQKYQYIPNSNPERFTTSYDNYVERALTEIYDSTVKELDGCVYALAVDNKGYAPAHNSKFSKKPSGNPDIDIASCRHKRIFSDPVGIKLAKNTEPFLFQSYIRDTGEVINDLSIPIFIDGKHWGAVRVGIDSRKLSA; this is encoded by the coding sequence ATGAGTATTTTTTCAAGAAATAAAGACAATCTTCCTGATTTCTTAAAAAAACTTACCGCATATGAGGTGACTTTATCCGATCGTGTTGAATCTGATAATCCGGTTTCCAAACCTGTATATGATTATTTGAATATGGTTCGGGAGTTAGTCATCACTGCGCGCAGTGGTAGTTTTCGAATTGCTACTGTTATGGCACAAATGCAGAATTTGGTTAATACCACAGGCTCAATGGCTGATTCTCAGCTGGCATTGTCTGAAGAGTTGAAGCGTGATGGTGATTCTGTTGCAAATGAATCCGCGTCTGTTTCAGACAATGCCAGGCAAATCGCTCAGGTTTCTACCACTAATTTGGATACCGCAGAGAAGTCGTTGAAGGAAATCTCGTTAGTCAGGGAAAAAATGGAGAGCATGTCGAAGCAAATGGTGTCATTTGCTGAACAGGTGGAGCAACTCTACAATCGTGCTCAGTCTATCGAAAAAATTGGTCAGTTGATTACCGATATATCCCAACAAACCAATTTGCTGGCGCTTAATGCTGCGATTGAGGCTGCTCGTGCTGGTGAAGCGGGGCGAGGCTTTGCAGTTGTTGCCGATGAGGTGCGTAATCTGGCTGAACGAGTCAGTTCTGCTACTGGTGAGATTGCGGGTCATACATCGGAAATGATCTCTTTGGTTGATAAAACGCGTTCACAAAACAAAGTGATCGTTGCAGATACTAATCAAACGGCAAGTTCCTTATCTTCTACGGCAGACAACTTTACTCACTTCGTGCAGGATTTCAGAGATCTTAATGTTCGAGTCGAACAAATTGCGTCGGCTATCGTGCATGTGAGCGATACGAACCAGAACATGCAACACAAAATCGATTCGATTTCTTCAATGAGTAAAGATGTGAAGAGGTCTATGGCCCAGGCATCTGATTTTTCCACTGAATTAAGAGCAAGAACAGAAGTGTTGCAAGGTGAGTTAGCTCATTTTAGAACGGGTAAAACGGTGTTTGATGATCTTTCTGATGCCACTAAACGGCTAAGGGATCGTACCAGAGATATATTGATGGAAGCATACAAGAAGCAAGGATTGAATGTGTTTGATCAGAAGTATCAGTATATTCCCAATAGCAATCCTGAGCGCTTTACCACGTCTTACGACAACTACGTTGAGCGAGCATTAACGGAAATTTACGATTCTACCGTGAAAGAGCTTGATGGCTGTGTTTACGCCTTGGCCGTTGATAACAAAGGCTATGCACCGGCTCACAATTCCAAGTTCTCCAAAAAACCATCGGGTAATCCTGATATTGATATTGCTTCATGCCGCCATAAACGGATTTTCTCAGATCCGGTTGGTATCAAGTTGGCTAAAAATACTGAGCCATTTTTGTTTCAGTCCTATATTCGTGATACAGGCGAAGTGATCAACGATTTATCGATCCCTATTTTTATTGACGGTAAACACTGGGGAGCCGTGCGCGTCGGAATTGATTCCAGAAAATTGAGCGCCTAA
- a CDS encoding TonB-dependent receptor domain-containing protein produces MMDNRLRYSALAFAVSSLLGTSALAQENTKTQNPDVERIVVTAAARSQSVQESSVSVSSVSIESPVAKVARTTAEIFRSIPGIRSESSGGEGNANIAVRGLPISSGGAKFLQIWEDGLPVLEFGDIAFGNADIFLRADNNVAYIEAIRGGSASTLASNSPGGVINFISKTGMEAGGSIALTSGLSYDSTRIDADYGGEISNDMYFHIGGFYRVGEGTREIGYDGQEGGQIKANLTKEFENGYIRVYGKYLNDRAVGILPMPIAVSGTNSNPSYSSIANFDATQDTVHSEHVRHYSVLNQANQAVNEDAQDGMHPVVKQFGVELSYDFSNDWNVTNRFKVANISGSFRSLFPAQVGTADELVNSTAAYLLGGDFGAALPEGANLTAMYATGPNTGQAVPANANGNGLLMRTHTFNTDLESLDNLMNDLKVSKEFQWNGADVHFSAGYYHSSQDENTVWTWSSLLQDVVGDGKSAFVDIYNNGVKLTENGTYAYGVPFWGNCCTRVYDINTKIDAYYMTLGADFDGWNIDASIRYDDGNTSGYEISNMVANNYDANGDGTIQAIENQVAIFDFANKGRVDFDYDYFSYSLGGNYQFDDKWAMFARYSKGSRANSGRLLFGKIAPDGSARDGDIINPVKQAELGLRYGERKYNFAVTLFDAKTEELLSNSWEDFNAKLRHYDAQGIEFEGTYNLDNLTVKGGFTYTDAEISANETDPSLVGNQPRRQAEWMYSFSSTYNADDFALGLNLVGTTDSYAQDDNLLVMPGYTTVGLFGEYFITKSLTVSLAVNNLFDKMGITESEEGAIAENMTNYLRMRSINGRTTSATIRYTF; encoded by the coding sequence ATGATGGATAACAGATTAAGATATTCCGCGCTTGCTTTTGCGGTAAGCTCACTACTTGGCACTTCCGCCTTGGCGCAAGAAAACACTAAAACCCAAAATCCGGATGTTGAGCGCATTGTTGTTACCGCTGCGGCTCGTAGCCAGTCGGTACAAGAATCCAGTGTTTCTGTCAGCAGCGTGTCAATTGAAAGCCCTGTTGCCAAGGTCGCTCGTACAACAGCTGAAATTTTCCGTTCCATTCCCGGTATTCGTTCCGAAAGCTCTGGCGGTGAAGGTAATGCCAACATTGCTGTTCGCGGTTTACCCATTTCCAGCGGTGGCGCCAAATTCCTGCAAATTTGGGAAGACGGTTTACCTGTACTGGAGTTTGGTGACATTGCCTTTGGTAACGCTGATATCTTCTTACGAGCCGATAATAATGTCGCTTATATTGAAGCCATTCGAGGCGGCTCAGCCTCAACGCTTGCCAGCAACTCTCCCGGTGGTGTTATCAACTTCATCAGTAAAACCGGAATGGAAGCGGGCGGCTCTATCGCGTTAACTTCAGGATTGTCTTACGACAGCACTCGCATTGATGCCGATTACGGCGGCGAAATCAGTAATGACATGTATTTTCATATTGGCGGATTTTATCGCGTCGGTGAAGGTACTCGTGAAATCGGCTACGACGGTCAGGAAGGCGGACAAATCAAAGCCAATCTGACCAAAGAATTCGAAAACGGCTACATTCGTGTTTACGGCAAATACCTGAATGACAGAGCCGTCGGCATTTTACCTATGCCTATCGCGGTATCGGGTACGAACAGCAATCCTTCTTATTCCTCCATCGCTAACTTTGATGCTACGCAAGACACGGTTCACAGTGAACATGTTCGCCATTATTCCGTATTGAATCAGGCTAATCAGGCGGTGAATGAAGATGCTCAGGATGGCATGCACCCGGTAGTAAAACAGTTCGGTGTCGAACTGTCTTATGATTTCAGTAATGACTGGAATGTGACGAACCGCTTTAAAGTGGCAAATATTTCAGGCTCATTCCGCTCCCTTTTCCCTGCTCAAGTGGGTACAGCTGACGAACTCGTCAATTCCACGGCAGCCTACTTACTTGGTGGAGATTTCGGAGCTGCGCTTCCGGAGGGAGCGAACTTAACCGCAATGTATGCCACCGGCCCCAATACCGGGCAAGCCGTTCCGGCTAATGCCAATGGTAATGGCCTGCTAATGCGTACTCATACCTTCAATACCGATCTGGAAAGTCTGGATAACTTGATGAACGACTTAAAAGTCAGCAAGGAATTCCAGTGGAACGGTGCAGATGTGCATTTCAGCGCCGGTTACTATCATTCCAGCCAGGATGAAAACACCGTTTGGACCTGGAGCAGCTTACTGCAAGATGTGGTAGGTGACGGCAAATCAGCCTTCGTCGATATCTACAATAACGGTGTAAAGCTTACAGAAAACGGCACTTATGCTTATGGCGTTCCGTTTTGGGGTAACTGCTGTACTCGCGTTTATGACATCAATACCAAAATTGACGCCTACTACATGACATTAGGCGCTGACTTTGATGGCTGGAATATTGATGCCAGTATTCGTTATGACGATGGTAATACCAGTGGTTATGAAATTAGCAATATGGTTGCCAATAACTACGATGCTAACGGTGACGGCACAATTCAGGCAATTGAAAATCAGGTAGCCATTTTTGATTTTGCTAACAAAGGCCGTGTCGACTTTGACTACGATTACTTCTCCTATTCCTTGGGGGGTAACTATCAATTCGATGACAAATGGGCCATGTTCGCCAGATACAGTAAAGGTTCACGCGCTAACTCAGGTCGCTTGTTATTTGGCAAGATTGCACCAGACGGTTCTGCTCGCGACGGCGATATCATCAACCCGGTGAAACAAGCAGAACTGGGCTTGAGGTACGGCGAGCGCAAATACAACTTTGCCGTCACTTTATTCGATGCCAAGACTGAAGAATTGCTCTCGAATTCATGGGAAGACTTCAACGCCAAACTACGCCATTACGATGCACAAGGTATTGAGTTTGAAGGAACCTACAATCTGGATAACCTGACCGTAAAAGGCGGATTCACTTATACCGATGCAGAGATCTCAGCAAATGAAACAGACCCATCATTGGTGGGCAATCAACCTCGTCGCCAGGCTGAGTGGATGTATTCATTCTCTTCAACCTACAACGCAGACGATTTTGCCTTGGGACTAAATCTGGTTGGAACAACAGATTCCTATGCACAGGATGACAACTTGCTGGTTATGCCCGGTTACACCACAGTTGGGTTGTTTGGCGAATACTTCATCACCAAGAGCCTGACAGTATCTTTAGCCGTGAACAACCTGTTCGACAAAATGGGGATTACCGAATCTGAGGAAGGCGCCATCGCAGAAAACATGACGAATTACCTGCGCATGCGTTCTATCAACGGTCGTACAACCAGCGCCACGATTCGATATACATTTTAA
- a CDS encoding chloride channel protein: MLTTALQEELAKPRTTVQLCILGIIAGICSASLIILFRLGYESIQLQYLSGVGDFASLDPVYRFLLPIAGALFIIIFAFITGFKHYRMGIPFVIHRVKQHYGTIPIRTTLNQFFGGMIALASGFSVGREGPSVHLGAAGSSFLGTWLRLPYNAVRILAGCGIAAGISASFNTPFAAVIFVMEVVLREYRIHMFIPVMLAAACGSILTQVVFGHSHELDFLTVIHMDGWLLAYLIPFGMFFGASATFFNEQLMRIIKWFRPMSMINRLLLAGVITGAVGLLAPDAMGTGLSAVNLVVQSPDDLNLLLLVLIAKVFLTMVAIGLGIPGGIIGPVVGIGVLAGVIMLLPLQLVAHGQQDLTASFALLGMAAFMTSVLHAPLAALSFVMELSHDPSVIMPAMLVIVSSFVTANQLFGNRSIFIRQLDYQKLSYTTSSIRDTLQKVGVMALIDKEYKLFSDDVSNRAILDFLDTAPTHPVVKKSQYEIDVSFELVQYDISLNPHDDAPLAFFTMQGVPSEATLAEVYELLQKAREGAVYIYRNHSSNIIGVITWDSVRNYLYKQDF; encoded by the coding sequence ATGCTGACAACAGCTTTACAAGAAGAACTCGCCAAACCCAGAACCACGGTACAACTTTGTATTTTAGGCATCATCGCGGGAATTTGTTCAGCATCCCTCATCATCCTGTTTCGCCTGGGCTATGAATCAATACAGCTGCAATACCTGAGCGGTGTAGGTGACTTTGCCTCTCTGGATCCCGTATATCGCTTTTTACTGCCCATAGCAGGGGCTCTGTTTATTATTATTTTCGCCTTTATTACCGGCTTTAAACATTATCGAATGGGTATTCCATTTGTGATCCATAGAGTCAAACAACACTATGGCACCATCCCCATCCGAACCACGTTAAACCAGTTTTTTGGCGGCATGATCGCTCTCGCAAGTGGTTTTTCCGTAGGACGAGAAGGCCCTTCTGTTCATTTGGGGGCTGCGGGTAGCAGTTTTCTTGGAACCTGGTTAAGACTGCCCTATAACGCCGTTCGAATTCTGGCAGGGTGTGGCATTGCGGCTGGTATATCAGCGTCCTTTAACACGCCCTTTGCCGCAGTCATATTTGTTATGGAGGTCGTGCTTCGGGAATACCGCATTCACATGTTTATTCCCGTCATGCTGGCTGCCGCTTGTGGCTCAATTCTGACGCAAGTGGTATTTGGTCATAGCCATGAACTGGACTTTTTAACCGTCATTCATATGGACGGTTGGTTGCTCGCTTACCTGATACCCTTCGGCATGTTCTTTGGCGCAAGCGCAACCTTCTTTAATGAACAACTCATGCGCATCATTAAATGGTTTCGCCCTATGAGCATGATCAATCGACTGTTACTGGCAGGGGTTATCACGGGGGCTGTTGGATTGCTGGCTCCGGATGCGATGGGCACAGGCTTAAGTGCGGTTAATTTGGTCGTACAATCGCCAGATGATTTAAACCTTCTGTTATTGGTATTAATCGCCAAGGTCTTTTTAACCATGGTCGCCATTGGGCTGGGTATTCCGGGTGGTATTATCGGGCCAGTGGTTGGTATTGGGGTGTTAGCTGGCGTCATCATGTTACTGCCATTACAGTTGGTAGCTCATGGACAACAAGATCTGACGGCCAGTTTTGCCCTTTTAGGCATGGCGGCGTTTATGACTTCGGTGCTTCACGCTCCACTGGCAGCACTTTCATTTGTGATGGAGTTATCTCATGATCCAAGTGTGATCATGCCTGCCATGCTGGTTATTGTGTCGTCGTTTGTCACAGCCAACCAATTATTTGGTAACCGTTCTATTTTTATCCGCCAATTGGATTATCAGAAACTGTCCTACACCACATCGTCTATTCGGGACACCCTGCAAAAAGTCGGGGTGATGGCCCTTATAGACAAAGAATATAAGCTGTTTAGCGATGACGTCTCCAACAGAGCCATTCTCGATTTTCTGGACACCGCGCCAACGCATCCTGTGGTAAAGAAATCACAGTATGAAATCGACGTGAGCTTTGAATTAGTACAATATGACATCAGTCTCAATCCTCATGATGATGCTCCGCTGGCTTTCTTCACCATGCAAGGTGTACCATCCGAAGCAACCCTTGCTGAGGTGTATGAATTACTGCAAAAAGCACGTGAAGGTGCGGTATACATTTATCGTAATCATAGCAGCAATATTATCGGTGTAATCACTTGGGACAGTGTACGTAACTACCTGTATAAGCAAGATTTTTAA
- a CDS encoding LacI family DNA-binding transcriptional regulator: protein METKKNWTLKSIAQKLNVSSATVSNAFNRPDQLSKKRRNEILAACAELGYFGPNKAAQSLRKGKSNIVALVLSDNLEYMITDPVASTVITGVSSITEKHGIHLLLFAGSSDSINSVVDFVDGFICIGAPTNPQIIKELNATDKKVVTMDFAIEGCASVMIDNQQAAYEIAKRAINSANDRIAILGLRLLDIEQTCRVYNLDDVLDYTVASHRLKGYLQAATESGVEIAHDRIWNIPESTQNTAVIAAREALSSNPQPNVLLCMSDRIALAALNEANRLGLRVPEDLRIVGFDGIEESRNCSPSLTTVCQHSEEKGRLIAEFFVNDTQEGQVTPYTIQEGGSC from the coding sequence ATGGAAACCAAGAAAAACTGGACATTAAAAAGCATTGCTCAGAAGCTTAATGTCTCAAGTGCTACGGTGTCGAATGCCTTTAATCGCCCAGATCAATTGTCTAAAAAGCGCCGCAATGAAATTTTGGCTGCCTGCGCTGAGTTAGGCTATTTTGGCCCGAACAAAGCTGCGCAATCCCTACGTAAAGGCAAGTCTAACATTGTCGCTTTGGTGTTATCCGATAACCTTGAATACATGATCACCGATCCTGTTGCCAGTACGGTTATTACCGGGGTCTCCAGTATTACAGAAAAGCACGGTATTCATTTACTGCTGTTTGCTGGTAGCTCAGACTCTATCAATTCTGTTGTGGATTTCGTTGATGGATTTATCTGTATTGGCGCACCTACCAACCCTCAGATAATCAAAGAACTTAATGCCACCGACAAGAAAGTGGTCACAATGGATTTCGCTATTGAAGGCTGCGCTTCGGTGATGATCGACAATCAGCAGGCAGCTTATGAAATTGCCAAACGAGCTATTAATTCTGCTAATGATCGCATTGCTATTCTGGGATTACGTTTGTTGGACATTGAGCAGACTTGCCGCGTTTACAATCTCGATGATGTTTTGGATTACACCGTTGCCAGTCATCGCTTAAAAGGCTATTTGCAGGCGGCAACGGAATCCGGCGTTGAAATTGCGCATGACCGTATCTGGAATATTCCCGAGAGTACGCAAAATACGGCCGTTATAGCTGCTCGAGAAGCACTATCGTCGAATCCTCAACCTAATGTTCTGCTATGCATGAGTGATCGCATTGCGTTGGCTGCACTGAATGAAGCTAATCGTCTCGGATTACGAGTGCCAGAAGATCTCCGCATTGTTGGCTTTGACGGCATTGAAGAATCACGCAACTGCAGCCCGAGTTTAACTACTGTGTGTCAACATAGCGAAGAAAAAGGGCGCTTAATCGCAGAGTTTTTTGTTAATGACACGCAGGAAGGACAAGTGACGCCTTATACCATTCAGGAAGGTGGAAGTTGTTAA
- a CDS encoding CopD family protein: protein MSILWLKAIHIFFVIAWFAGIFYLPRLFVYHADATNLAVKEQFKIMERRLWWFVLPFAILTAITGVAMIYQYGSDWLKASPWLHVKLTLVAGVYGYYFYLYKLMKQFAADENTRSARFYRILNESPVLLLLAIVILAVVKPLI, encoded by the coding sequence ATGTCTATTCTGTGGCTTAAAGCCATTCATATCTTTTTTGTTATCGCCTGGTTTGCCGGTATTTTCTATTTACCGCGTTTATTTGTATATCACGCCGACGCAACAAACCTTGCCGTTAAAGAGCAGTTTAAAATCATGGAACGTCGCTTGTGGTGGTTCGTATTGCCCTTTGCCATTCTCACCGCGATTACCGGTGTGGCTATGATTTACCAATATGGTAGCGACTGGCTAAAAGCGTCGCCCTGGTTACATGTTAAGTTAACCCTGGTGGCAGGCGTTTACGGGTATTACTTCTATTTATACAAGCTGATGAAACAGTTCGCAGCAGATGAAAACACCCGCTCAGCACGTTTTTATCGCATACTGAACGAGTCTCCGGTATTGCTCTTGTTAGCCATTGTCATTTTGGCTGTGGTAAAGCCTTTAATATAG
- a CDS encoding efflux RND transporter permease subunit, producing MHELDDIATNPPWYTRFFRSGHLLVLSIIILLVAGMSAVANLPRLEDPRIDTRNVLVITPYPGASAERVEALVTDVIEDELRQLFEIKELRSTTRAGISVIIVELQPWVDKTTNEGVFSKIRDRLRDASQHFPSGVGEPQLDDKRAASAFTLMVALQADEHQNLDPMILSRMSDELSDRIRNVHGTEIVRNYGDVQEEVSVTISAQQLSSAGLSVAQASRLVAANDPKTPAGVVRNEQQNMRIQVAEELDSLDTIRNIPLLTSSQGNYLRLGDIADVKRSWKNPPDEIAMYQGKEAVIIAARMQTNVRVDRWMANALAEVDAFAQQYQGTLKTNIVFDQNKYTEARLNDLTENLLMGSLVVMAVVMLFMGNRAAWIVGLALPLSAAFTIFSLSFYGQQIHQMSIFGIIIAIGLLIDNAIVITDEIRANLVHTNLTRLQALVKSIRHLFVPLLASTLTTVLGFMPIFLLPGNIGDFVGPIAISVVMALIGSLFISLTIIAALAARYLKRAPQSEMKNVRWYQQGIQMPAASNWFRAFLNRSIRKPLLALSVSVAIPIIGFVLAGQLGNVFFPSADRDQFEIYVWLPNGASIHQTRSVVEEIDKHLIAQDGVTERAWLVGASIPSFYYNQIMTRDNTPHYAQAVVTTDSILSAKNLIGSLQKELDESFTNAQIVVRAFGQGPPIYAPIGIDIYGTDLTVLNQLGNKVRLAMSQVPGLTHSTASVTIGEPELVMATTSDSTQLSDLTLTDIAQQLQSAVEGQVGGSILEGTEEVPVRIRIADTERNSIDALSTLPLINSHLGANQTWVPLSALGEFELRPTVSGISRINGVRVNKIEAFLMPGVSAVDAGNYLMEILAGPDFELPDGYYLKMKGDADKQKEAMGQLATYAPVLMVMMIATLILSFNSVRLAAVIGAVAVLSVGLGMLSLWISGLPVGFNPILGSVGLIGVAINGSIVVIAAINGNHLAKAGDIDEIVTETMNCSRHILSTTVTTVGGFIPLLLFSEGSFWPPLAVVLAGGVGFSVILSLVFTPVVVAMIVKRKAKRAEWKSKVPLQA from the coding sequence ATGCATGAGTTAGATGATATTGCCACCAATCCACCTTGGTACACGCGATTCTTCCGTAGTGGGCACTTACTGGTATTAAGCATTATTATTCTGCTGGTCGCAGGGATGTCGGCAGTGGCTAACTTGCCACGTTTGGAAGATCCCCGTATCGACACCCGTAACGTTCTGGTTATTACTCCTTATCCCGGAGCTTCGGCTGAGCGAGTGGAAGCCTTGGTCACAGACGTTATTGAAGACGAACTACGCCAGCTTTTTGAGATCAAGGAGCTTCGCTCTACAACCCGAGCGGGGATTTCCGTCATTATTGTGGAATTGCAGCCATGGGTAGATAAGACAACCAACGAAGGCGTGTTCTCAAAGATTAGAGATCGCTTACGTGATGCCAGCCAGCATTTTCCAAGTGGTGTAGGCGAACCGCAACTGGATGATAAGCGAGCCGCATCGGCCTTTACCTTGATGGTAGCCTTGCAAGCCGACGAGCATCAGAATCTGGATCCCATGATTTTGTCGCGAATGTCTGATGAATTATCCGATCGTATTCGTAATGTGCATGGCACCGAAATCGTGCGTAATTATGGCGATGTTCAAGAAGAAGTGAGTGTGACGATTAGTGCGCAGCAGCTCAGCAGTGCCGGCCTCAGTGTCGCACAAGCCAGCCGATTGGTTGCTGCCAATGACCCTAAAACACCCGCAGGTGTGGTACGCAATGAACAGCAAAATATGCGTATTCAAGTGGCAGAAGAGCTGGATAGCCTCGATACCATTCGTAATATTCCACTGTTAACCTCGTCTCAGGGGAACTACTTGCGACTCGGCGATATTGCTGACGTTAAACGTAGTTGGAAAAACCCACCTGATGAAATTGCCATGTATCAAGGCAAAGAGGCTGTGATCATAGCTGCCCGGATGCAAACCAATGTGCGGGTTGATCGCTGGATGGCGAATGCTTTGGCGGAAGTGGATGCTTTTGCTCAGCAATATCAAGGTACGCTTAAAACCAACATCGTGTTTGATCAAAACAAATATACCGAAGCGCGTCTGAATGATTTGACTGAAAATCTTCTGATGGGCAGCTTGGTGGTGATGGCGGTGGTGATGCTGTTTATGGGCAACAGAGCCGCGTGGATTGTGGGGTTGGCATTGCCTTTATCTGCGGCCTTTACCATTTTCTCCTTGAGTTTTTATGGGCAGCAGATCCACCAGATGTCGATTTTCGGGATCATCATTGCCATAGGTTTGCTCATTGATAACGCCATTGTTATTACCGATGAAATCCGCGCTAATCTGGTACATACCAATTTGACCCGCTTGCAGGCATTGGTGAAAAGCATTCGTCACTTGTTTGTTCCCTTATTGGCTTCAACCTTGACCACGGTGCTTGGCTTTATGCCAATATTCCTGTTGCCGGGAAATATTGGTGATTTCGTTGGGCCGATTGCTATCAGCGTGGTCATGGCGCTTATCGGTTCATTGTTTATTTCACTCACTATTATTGCCGCCCTGGCAGCGCGTTATCTGAAACGTGCTCCGCAGTCTGAAATGAAAAATGTGCGCTGGTATCAGCAAGGCATTCAAATGCCTGCGGCATCGAACTGGTTTCGAGCCTTTTTGAATCGCTCTATTCGCAAACCTTTGCTCGCTCTGAGCGTGAGTGTTGCTATTCCTATTATTGGTTTCGTGTTGGCAGGGCAGTTAGGAAACGTGTTTTTCCCTAGCGCAGACAGAGATCAATTTGAAATTTATGTCTGGTTGCCGAATGGGGCGTCTATTCATCAAACTCGCTCTGTGGTTGAAGAGATTGACAAGCATCTTATCGCTCAGGATGGTGTAACCGAACGTGCCTGGTTGGTAGGCGCTTCAATACCCTCCTTCTACTACAACCAGATTATGACGCGCGACAATACTCCTCATTATGCGCAAGCCGTAGTAACAACCGATTCCATTCTTTCAGCCAAGAATCTGATTGGCTCACTGCAAAAAGAGCTGGATGAATCGTTTACCAATGCTCAAATCGTGGTGCGTGCTTTTGGACAAGGGCCGCCTATTTATGCGCCTATCGGCATTGATATTTACGGTACAGATTTAACCGTGTTGAACCAGTTAGGCAACAAGGTTCGCTTGGCGATGTCCCAGGTTCCGGGATTAACTCACTCAACGGCTTCTGTCACGATTGGCGAGCCTGAATTGGTGATGGCGACCACCAGCGACAGTACACAGTTGTCGGATTTAACGCTGACTGATATTGCTCAGCAATTGCAATCTGCGGTTGAAGGGCAAGTGGGCGGCTCTATTTTGGAAGGTACAGAGGAAGTGCCAGTACGAATTCGCATTGCGGATACTGAGCGTAATAGTATTGACGCCTTATCGACATTGCCGTTGATTAATTCTCACTTGGGTGCCAATCAAACCTGGGTGCCATTGTCTGCGCTGGGCGAGTTTGAACTACGTCCGACCGTGAGTGGCATCTCTCGCATTAACGGCGTGCGTGTTAATAAGATTGAAGCCTTCCTGATGCCTGGCGTATCGGCGGTTGATGCCGGTAACTATTTGATGGAAATTCTTGCTGGGCCAGATTTTGAATTGCCTGATGGCTACTACCTGAAAATGAAAGGTGATGCCGACAAACAGAAAGAAGCCATGGGGCAACTGGCTACTTATGCTCCAGTATTGATGGTGATGATGATTGCCACTTTGATCTTGTCTTTCAATAGCGTGCGTTTAGCGGCAGTGATTGGCGCTGTTGCAGTGCTCTCTGTTGGCTTGGGGATGCTAAGTTTGTGGATATCCGGCTTGCCTGTTGGCTTTAACCCCATTCTTGGCAGTGTTGGCCTGATCGGTGTTGCGATCAATGGCTCTATCGTGGTGATCGCTGCTATTAATGGTAATCACCTCGCAAAGGCGGGTGACATTGACGAAATTGTCACAGAAACCATGAATTGTAGCCGTCATATTCTCTCTACTACCGTGACCACGGTTGGCGGTTTCATTCCTTTATTGCTGTTTAGTGAAGGCTCGTTCTGGCCCCCATTAGCCGTTGTTTTGGCGGGGGGCGTTGGCTTCTCAGTGATTTTGAGTTTGGTATTTACGCCTGTTGTGGTGGCTATGATTGTGAAGCGTAAAGCGAAACGTGCAGAGTGGAAATCAAAGGTACCGCTGCAAGCTTAA